From the genome of Vicia villosa cultivar HV-30 ecotype Madison, WI linkage group LG2, Vvil1.0, whole genome shotgun sequence, one region includes:
- the LOC131653089 gene encoding rRNA 2'-O-methyltransferase fibrillarin 2-like, whose translation MVVPRGRGGSGGGFRGGRGGDRGGRGGGGRGFNGGRGSDFKPRGGGRGRGRGRGGRDGGRGGGMKGGSKVVVEPHRHDGIFIAKGKEDALVTRNLVPGEAVYNEKRVSVQNEDGTKVEYRIWNPFRSKLAAAVLGGVDNIWIKPGAKVLYLGAASGTTVSHVSDIVGPTGVVYAVEFSHRSGRDLVNMAKKRTNVIPIIEDARHPAKYRMLVGMVDVIFSDVAQPDQARILGLNASYYLKAGGHFVISIKANCIDSTVPAEAVFSSEVNKLKADQFKPSEQVTLEPFERDHACVVGGYRMPKKKKDAE comes from the exons ATGGTTGTTCCCAGAG GTCGTGGTGGTTCCGGTGGAGGTTTCAGAGGAGGTAGAGGAGGTGACAGAGGAGGTAGAGGTGGTGGTGGTAGAGGTTTTAATGGAGGAAGAGGAAGTGATTTTAAGCCGCGTGGTGGTGGTAGAGGACGAGGACGTGGAAGAGGTGGTCGTGATGGTGGCCGAGGAGGTGGAATGAAAGGAGGAAGCAAGGTTGTTGTTGAGCCTCATAGACATGATGGTATTTTCATTGCTAAGGGTAAAGAAGATGCCCTTGTTACAAGGAATCTTGTTCCTGGGGAGGCTGTTTACAATGAGAAGAGAGTTTCTGTGCAG AATGAGGATGGAACTAAAGTTGAGTATAGAATTTGGAACCCTTTCCGTTCCAAGTTGGCAGCTGCTGTCCTTGGTGGTGTAGACAATATTTGGATT aaaCCCGGTGCTAAAGTCCTTTACCTAGGAGCTGCTTCTGGAACAACTGTCTCTCATGTGTCTGATATTGTTGGTCCA ACTGGAGTTGTGTATGCAGTAGAGTTCTCCCACCGAAGTGGGCGTGATTTGGTTAACATGGCCAAAAAGCGTACTAATGTTATTCCCATTATTGAAGATGCTAGACACCCAGCCAAGTACAGAATGTTAGTTGGCATGGTTgatgtcatattttctgatgttGCTCAGCCTGATCAG GCAAGAATTTTAGGTCTGAATGCTTCATACTATCTTAAAGCTGGAGGCCATTTTGTTATATCCATCAAG GCCAATTGCATTGATTCTACAGTTCCTGCAGAGGCAGTGTTCAGCAGTGAAGTGAACAAGTTGAAGGCAGATCAATTTAAGCCATCTGAGCAAGTGACTCTTGAACCATTTGAGAGGGACCATGCTTGTGTTGTTGGTGGATACAGAATGcctaagaagaagaaagatgcTGAATAG